One Rattus norvegicus strain BN/NHsdMcwi chromosome 20, GRCr8, whole genome shotgun sequence DNA segment encodes these proteins:
- the Ddo gene encoding D-aspartate oxidase isoform X2 → MTEAELKRFPQYEFGQAFTTLKCETSAYLPWLEKRIKGSGGLLLTRRIEDLWELQPSFDIVVNCSGLGSRRLVGDATVSPVRGQVLQAQAPWVKHFIRDGGGLTYVYPGTSYVTLGGSRQTGDWNLSPDAELSREIFSRCCALEPSLHRACDIKEKVGLRPSRPGVRLQKEILVRGEQRLPVVHNYGHGSGGISVHWGSALEATRLVMECVHTLRTPASLSKL, encoded by the exons ATGACCGAGGCTGAGCTGAAGCGATTCCCTCAGTATGAGTTTGGCCAGGCTTTTACCACCCTGAAGTGCGAGACTTCTGCCTACCTCCCCTGGCTGGAGAAAAG GATAAAGGGAAGTGGAGGTCTGCTACTCACCAGGAGAATAGAAGACCTGTGGGAGCTGCAGCCATCTTTTGATATCGTGGTCAATTGCTCAGGCCTGGGAAGCCGACGACTTGTGGGAGACGCCACGGTTTCCCCGGTTAGGGGCCAAGTGCTCCAGGCACAGGCCCCTTGGGTGAAGCATTTCATCCGCGACGGGGGCGGGCTGACTTACGTTTACCCTGGTACCTCTTATGTAACCCTGGGAGGGAGTAGACAGACAGGAGACTGGAATCTCTCCCCGGATGCAGAACTTAGCAGAGAGATTTTCTCTCGATGCTGCGCTCTTGAGCCTTCCCTCCACAGAGCCTGCgacataaaagagaaagtgggccTGAGGCCCAGCAGGCCGGGTGTGCGTCTGCAGAAGGAGATCCTAGTCCGGGGAGAGCAGAGGCTGCCTGTGGTCCACAACTACGGCCATGGGAGCGGGGGCATCTCAGTGCACTGGGGATCTGCTCTGGAAGCCACCAGGCTGGTGATGGAATGCGTCCATACTCTCAGGACCCCAGCTTCCCTATCAAAGCTGTAG